From Paralcaligenes sp. KSB-10:
AAGAAACTCACCAGCGAGCACATGGTGTTCAATACGCCCAAGACGGGGCCCATCCGCGACACGCTTCGCCAGGCAGGCTTCTATGCCGAATGGAAAAAGAAGTTCGGCGATTCCGCCTGGGCCACACTGGAAAAATCGGTCGGTTCCCTGACGTAAGGGCGCGCCATGTTGTCGCAAGCTTCCGAATCACAGGCCGCTGACGACAATCTTCGCGAGAGCCCGCTTTGGTTGACAAAGCTGGACAATTTTCTGGGGCACCTGGTAGAGATTCCCGTCGCTCTGCTGGTGCTTGCAGAAATTGTCATCCTGTTCTCGGGGATTTTCGCCCGCTACGTGCTCAACACCCCCCTTATCTGGTCCGACGAGCTGGCTTCGCTGCTGTTCTTGTGGCTGGCCATGCTGGGGGCGGCGGTCGCCTTCCGCCACGGCGAACACATGCGCATGACCGCCCTGGTCAACAAGGCCACACCGAAAACACGGGCATTCCTGGAAGTGTTCGCTGTTTTATGCTCGCTGGCCTTCGTACTGCTCGTGCTGCTGCCCAGCTTCCAGGCCACTCGCGATCAGGCCGTCATCACCACTCCGGCCATGGGCCTGAGCCTGGCATGGCGCACGGCGGCACTGCCCACGGGGCTGCTGTTCATGGCCTGCTTTGCCCTGATCCGGCTCTATAAAGTCTCAAACTGGCAACTGGTGGCGAAATCCCTGGGCCTGATTCTACTGATCGGCGCGGGCCTGTACCTTCTTAGCCCGCTATTCGAAGAACTCGGCAATTACAACCTGCTCATATTCTTCGTAGGCCTGGTGGCGGTCGGGGTTTTCACCGGCGTTCCGATCGCCTTCTCGTTCGGACTGGCCACCTTCGGCTACCTGATCCTCAGCACCACGGTGCCAGTCACCGTGCTGGTCAGCCGCATGAACGAAGGCATGTCGCACCTCATCCTGCTGGCGGTGCCCTTGTTCGTGTTCCTGGGCCTGCTCATTGAAATGACCGGCATGGCCCAGAAAATGGTCAGTTTCCTGGCCAGCCTGCTGGGTCACGTGCGCGGCGGGCTGTCTTATGTGTTGATCGGCGCCATGTACCTGGTCTCGGGCATTTCGGGCGCCAAGGCCGCCGACATGGCCGCCATCGCTCCGGTCCTGTTTCCCGAAATGAAAAAACGCGGCGCGGACGAAGGCGAACTCGTCGCCCTGCTGTCGGCGGCGGGAGCACAGACGGAAACCATTCCTCCCAGCCTGGTACTCATCACCATAGGCTCGGTGACCAGCGTCTCCATTACCGCCCTGTTCACCGGCGGCCTGCTGCCCGGCGCGGTGCTCGGCATCATGCTGTGCCTGGTCGTTTGGTACCGCAACCGCGGTGAAGATCTCAGTCGTGTCGTGCGCTCGAGCAAAAGCGACATTCTGAAAGGCTTCATCATTGCCTTGCCGGCCCTGGCTCTGCCCTTCGTCATCCGCGCGGCCGTCGTCGAGGGCGTTGCCACAGCCACCGAAGTGTCGACCATAGGCATTGTGTATTCGTGCATCATCGGCCTGCTGGTCTACAGGCGCTTCGACATACGGCGCATTTATCCCATGCTGATCGATACGGCGTCATTGTCCGGCGCCATCCTGTTGATTATCGGCGCGGCCACCGGCATGGCCTGGGCGCTGACCCAATCAGGCTTTTCAAGCGATCTGGCCGATTTCATGGGCTCTCTGCCGGGCGGGGGTGTTACCTTCCTGTGCGTCTCGATCGTCACCTTCGTCATTCTCGGCAGCGTTCTGGAAGGCATTCCAGCGATTGTGCTGCTTGGCCCCTTGCTGTTCCCCATTGCGGAAGAACTCGGCGTGAACGAAGTCCATTATGCGATGGTGGCCGTACTGTCGATGGGCATAGGCCTGTTCGCCCCGCCATTCGGGGTGGGCTATTACGCGGCCTGCGCAATCGGACGCGTGGCACCCGATAAAGGCATCAAGCCCATTATCGGATACATGTGCTCGATCGCCATCGGGCTGATCATCGTCGCCGCGGTCCCATGGCTGTCGACAGGCTTCCTGAAATAGACGGGCATAGGCAGGTATCGATTCCGGCCGGGAGCGCCAAGCTCCCGGCCCCAGCAAACAAAGGTTGAATCATGAGTGAAAAACGATTGGCGGGCCGTGTAGCGCTGGTCTTTGGCGCGGGCTCGGTCGGCGAAGGCTGGGGCAACGGCAAGGCCGCGGCCGTTGCCTATGCACGCGAAGGCGCAAAAGTCATTGCCATCGACCTCGACAAAAAGGCGGCCGACGCAACTCGCGACATCATTCTGTCGGAAGGGGGGCACTGCGACGCCTACGCCGCCAACGCCACGAATTCGGAGCACATAGCCAACATTGTTGCCGAAACGCTGAGCAAGCACGGCCGTATCGATATACTGCACAACAACGTCGGCATGGCAAAAATGGGCAGCGTCACCGACCTGAGCGAATCCGACTGGGATCTCGCGCTGGCCGTGAACCTGAAAAGCGCTTTCCTGACCTGCAAGCACGTGTTGCCGGCCATGCTTGCGCAAAAAAGCGGCTGCATCATCAATATATCGAGCCTGGCCGCCATTCGATACACCGGCTACCCTTATCCCGCCTATTACGCGGCCAAAGGAGGCCTGAATCAACTGACCGTCGGCCTGGCGCTGCAATATGCCGCCGCGGGCATACGTGTCAATGCCATCATGCCCGGGTATATCGATACCCCGCTCATCTACAAAGACATCTCTGGCCAATACGAAAGCAAAGAGGCCATGGTGGCCGCGCGCAATGCCCTCTGCCCCATGGGACGCATGGGCACGGGCTGGGATATCGCCAAGGCAGCCGTATTCCTGGCGTCGGACGATGCGAACTACATCACCGGCGTTTGCCTGCCTGTGGACGGCGGTGTGCATATGGCGACGGCTTAAGGTATTTTTGGTTCGAGTGGTTTTGCGGGATTCGATGTTTTGGTCGCTTTGGTATTTACGGTTTGGTATTTGAAGACGCCGTCTATCGGGGCTTGGGGTCAGGGCCGGCACGGCGTGCTTGATCCGGATCTACCTCGTCCAGGCGGGCGTCGGGCCAAACTCGCTACGCCGCTGGCGCGGCTACGCTCAAACATGGCCCGCCGAAAGCCCCCGCCTTCCCTACGGTAGCATCCGGCGCACGCCTTACGCCGGCCCTGACCCCAAGCCCCGATAGACGGCTCACATTGCGGCACGCCTGGAATGAACTTGCCGGCATCAATGTATACCTCGATGCATGACCTCACCGTTTCTCTCGGCGCACGACCCCAATGCCTTTTTCTATGCATTTCCTCAACGCAAGCCGCAGGGTGGGCGGTGCTGTGCAGTCCGGCGGTAGTCCAGCGCCGGGGGCTGACGAAGGGAAGGCGGGGGCTTTCGGCGGGCGCTGTCTGAGCCCGGCCTCGCGAGGCCGGGCGAGTTCGCCCGACGCCCGCCTGGACGAGGCAGACCCGGGCAGTCGGGGTGCGTAGCACCTCGACCGCTGGACGTGCCGGACTGCACAGCACCGCCCACCCTGCGGCGTCTTTATAGAAATAAAATCGCTCCAGCCAAAACAGTCCGGCCCAGCAAACGCCCTATTTGAACGCCGTTTCGATAAAACTGCGCAGCTTGCGCGAATGCAGCCGTTCGCGCGGCATTTCCCGCAGCAGCTCGAGCGCCCGTATGCCGATGTGCAAATGCTGGCCGACTTGCGTCCGATAGAAATCGCTGGCCATGCCAGGCAGTTTCAGCTCGCCATGCAGGGGTTTGTCGGACACGCACAGCAAAGTGCCATAGGGCACGCGAAACCGGAAACCGTTGGCGGCAATCGTGGCGGATTCCATATCCAGCGCAATAGCGCGCGACATGGAAAAACGCTGCACCAGTTCGCGGTGTTCCCGCAACTCCCAGTTGCGATTATCGATGGTCGCGACCGTGCCGGTACGCATGATTTTTTTCAGCTCCCAACCCGACAAGCCAGCCACCTCCGCCACCGCCTGCTCCAGCGCAATCTGGATTTCGGCCAAAGGCGGCACGGGCACCCAATTGGGCAAATCGGCATCCAGCACGTGGTCTTCGCGCACATAGCCATGCGCCAGCACATAATCGCCCAGGCGCTGCGTCGTACGCAGGCCGGCGCAGTGGCCCAGCATCAGCCACGCCGAAGGGCGCAAGACCGCCACGTGGTCGGTAATGGTCTTGGCATTCGAGGGGCCGATCCCGATATTGATCAGGGTAATGCCGGTATGGTTCTCGCGCACCAGGTGATACGAAGGCATTTGCGGCAGGCGCGCCGGAGCCTGGCCGCTGCGTTCGGCGTCAGGGCCGCTGCGTGTCGTGACGTTTCCCGGTTCGACCAGAGCGGTATAGCCGCCCTCGCCCTGCACCAGTATTTCGCGCGCCCACTGGCAAAATTCGTCCACGTAAAACTGATAGTTGGTAAACAGCACAAAATTCTGAAAATGCGTGGGTGCCGTAGCCGTATAGTGCTGCAATCGATGCAGCGAATAATCGATCCGCGGCGCCGTGAACGGGGCCAGAGGCGCGGGTTCGCCATGCCTGGCCTGCCAGGTTCCGTTGACGATGGCGTCGTCGGTCACCGCCAGATTGGGCACATCGAAATGGTCGCGCAGCGAATCGCCCAGCGTGTCGGAATACACGCCTTCCACATACTGCCCGTCCGAAAAAGCGAAATGCAATGGAATCGGCAGGTTCGACTCGCCGATCTCGAGCTGCACCCCGTGATTCTTGAGCAATAGGCCGAACTGTTCTTTCAGGTAGTCGAAATACAGGACCGGCTGCGTGATAGTGGTCATGTAGGCGCCGGGCTCCACCACATGCCCATACGACAGCCGGCTGTCAACGCCCTGATACGTATGCACCTTGATTCGCACAGCCGGGTAATAGGCCCGCACTCGTTGCGCCTTGGAAAAACGGCCCGCGGCATAGTCCTGGAATGCATCGCGTATGAAGGCCGTATTGCGGGCGTAGATTTCCACCAGGCGTTCGACCGCGGCCTGGGCATCCGAAAAACCCGTGAACGGAATCAGTTCAGGCAAGATGGGAGGGCTATCGAAACTCGAAGAATCAAACATGCAGATCCGCTCAAAATTTTGAATGATAAAAACGCCCTGTGACAGGCATACGAGACATGCACTCACTTTACCCCAACTGAAAAACAAAAGTGGCATGCGCTGGCCTATTTCCGGCCTTTCGACTCTGGATCTTCCGAAAATCGCTACACTTCCAATTTCCGTATTTTCGGCTTTGCATCGCATCCAGATCCGGAACCACTCACACCCATTCACGCGCCGCGCCCGCTTCCGGCTTGAGGAATTGAATTGAATCTCGTGGTGAACGCGGTCCTGCCGCTATTCGGCCTGATCGCAATAGGCTATCTATGCGCCCGCAAGCGCCTGCTGGGGCCGGGCGCCGTCGACAGCCTGAACAAATTCGTGGTTTGGCTGGCGCTTCCGGCGCTGCTGTTTCAGGCAATGGCGCAAATCACTTGGGATCAACTCGATCATCCCGGCTATTTCTGGGGCTTCACGCTGGGCATCGCCATCGTGTTTGCGGTTTCGTACCTGCTCGACAAGAAGCGTTCCGGGCGCCTGGCCGATGCCAGCCTCGAGGGCCTGGCTGCCTCGTACTCAAATGCCGGCTTCATGGGCATCCCGCTATGCCTGATGGTATTTGGCGAGGCCAGCCTGCCCGCCGCCATTATCGCGGCCATACTGACCGCCTGCGCCCTGTTTGCGTTTTCCATTGTGCTGATTGAAATCGATCTGCAAGGGTCGCGCAGCCTGAAGCGGACCTGCCGCAAAGTTGCAAGCTCCGTGCTGCGCAATCCGCTGGTGGTTGCGCCGGCGGCCGGCCTGTTCTTCCCCGCCACGCACCTGTCCCTGCCCGGCCCCTTGCTGCAATTCACCACTTTGCTGGGAGCGGCGGCCAGCCCCTGCGCGCTGGTCACAATAGGGCTGTTCCTGGCTCAGTCCCAGCCGGCCGAACACCGCGGTGCCGTGTGGCGCATTGTTACGCTCAAAATGTTCCTGCATCCCCTGGTCACCGCCGTGCTGGTGTACGGGGTGTTCGACATGCCTGCGCTGTGGGCGAACACCGCCGTGCTGCTCAGCGCCTTGCCCATAGGTACCGGCCCCTTTATGCTGGCCAAGCTCTACGAGCGCGAGCCCGCCGTGACCTCGCAGGCCATCCTGATCTCGACGATTCTGTCGGTCTTGACTATTTCATTGCTGGTCGGCGTTTTCACGCCCGGCAGTTGACGCCTGCGTCACGGTCGCAGGCCGTGGCCAGCCAGTTTGCGGAAAATCTTTACCAAGCTTGACTGGCGCGCAGCCGCAAATTGCGGCACACTTCAAGCTGGACGCCTGGCCTGTATCGTACCGACGGCGCTCATTGCAATGCCCGCAGCTTTCGTTTTTTCATCACGCAAAGGAGACACCATGTCCGGCTGGTTCGAATTACACAAAGCAAAAGATGGCCAATTCTATTTCTCGCTCAAGGCAGGCAATGCCCAGATTATTCTGTCCAGCGAAATGTATACCGCCAAGGCTTCTGCCGAAAACGGCATCGCATCCGTGCAAAAAAACTGCGCCGACGCCGCGCACTACTCCAAAGCCATAGCCACCAACGGGAAATTCTATTTCACCTTGAAGGCCGCCAACCACCAGGTCATAGGAAACAGCCAAATGTATGCCGATGAAGCATCGCGCGACAATGGCATCGCCTCGTGCCAGGCTAATGGCATCAGCAGGGAAGTCAAAGACCTGTCCGCCTGACCCAATACCGGGGTCGATCATGCCGGGCACCTGCGCCCGGCATCAGATCTTGCCGACTTTCCCCGCATACAGTACCGCTCCCGTGGGCTGACCGGTCGGAGACCCTCCTGTCGGCTCCAGACTGATTGCCAGCGTCACATCGGGGCTGAGGCGGGACTGCTTCAAGACAATCACTGTACTGGCTTGCGCGCCGATCAATCCCAGCGGCGCGGGTTTCTGATCTTTGGCAATCAGCCACAATTGCAAGCTATGCCCGGCTTGCAGCGCCGTGAAATTCAGCGGCGTCAGAACGAGTTGCCCAGTACGGGCATCGAAACTGGCAACCACTTGCCCTGCAGAACCTTCCTGGGTGCTTGCCAGCACCGCAACTGGCAAGGGTGCCGTGTCTGCCCCGTTCGGCACGAGAAAACGCGGCCATAACAACGCCGCAACCAGGCTGGCCGCCAGTGCAAAGCTGACAAGCTGCCACCGGCGATGCCCGGGAACATGATGACGAAAATCGCGGATCAAGCCCTGCTGCGGAGGCAGGCGCGATTGAATAGTGCGCCATACACGTGCCGGAGGATCGACCGGCGCATCGCCGGCATCCAGCGCGGTCAGGATATCCTGCCATTGACGCACTTCGGCTGACAATGCGGGATCCCGCTCCATCAGAGCCTCGAAGCGGCGCCGGGCAGCACCTCGCAAGGTACCCAGAACGTACTCGCCTGCCAATATATTATCGTTACGCGCGCGCTCGTTCATAAGCCCAGGCACCCTTTCAATTGTCTCAAACCGCGACGTATCCAGCTTTTGGTGGTCCCCAGTGGGTGTTCGAGTTTTTTGGAAATCTCGTCATGCGACAAGCCATGGTAGTACGCCAACACAATACTTTGTCGCTGTTCGGCCGAAAGCTGGCCCAGGCAGTCGCCCAGACGACCAGCGGCGTCGGCCTGCTCCAGATGTTCCAGCGGATTCTTGCCAGGATCGGGAAGCTGGTTCAGCGCCACATCGTCGAGTTCGTCCCAGCGGTTATCCGCGCCGCGCAGCCAATCGATGGCCCGATTGCGCACAATATGCGTCAGCCAGGTTAGCGGTGAGCTGCTGGAAGCGTCGTAGCTGGCGGCCTTGTTCCATACCGTTATAAAACTGTCTTGCAAAACTTCTTCGGCCCACACGGGGCGTTTCAACAAACGCAGGGCAAGCGCATACAGACGCGGCGACAGGCCTTTATAAAGCGCCTCAAAGGCCCGTCGGTCGCCCTGCGATACCGCATTCAACAAATTCCGATATTCATCGTCGGAGAGTCCCGCCATCTGCCACGTTGCCTTTACGATTCGACTGGCCTTGCCGGAAAAGCCCGACAAGGCCAACCGGCAGACGCACTATTTGGGAAGCAGCACTTTATCGACGACATCTATAACGCCATTCTTTTGCATCACGTCGTAGGTACTGATGTTGGCGACACCGCCGGACGAGTCCTTTACCTGGACATTCCGCGGCCCATTCATCATAAAAGTCAGCGAACCACCCGATGCTGTTTTCAGCATGGCCTTGCCACCGCCTTTCTTGATCAGTCTTTCAAGATCACCCTTTGTATATTTGCCCGGAACCACGTGATAAGTCAACACCTTTGCCAACTGATTTTTGTTTTCCGGCTTCATCAGGGTTTCCACCGTGCCTGCAGGCAAGCCATTGAAAGCGGCATTGGTGGGAGCAAATACAGTAAAGGGCCCTTTGCTCTCCAGAGTATCCACGAGGCCCGCCGCTTTCACCGCCGCAACCAGTGTGGTGTGGTCTTTGGAATTGACGGCATTTTCGACAATATTCTTTTGCGGGAACATGGCGGCGCCCCCCACATCGACCGTTGCCGCGCCCGCCGCACCGGCCGCAAGGATCGACGCGAGCATTACCGATTGAATAGCTGTTTTCATCATTATTCCTTTCAAGTGTATGTGCAGGATTGCCCTACATACACATATACGAAAGAAATGCAGATACGGATGCAGCAGATCGAAAAATTGTTCAGGTCAGCTGATCAATGAATGCGGCCATAGAGACATCGAGTTGCGTCACACCCTTGGCATCGTGCGTCGTGAGAGTAATACCCACCCGGTTGTACACATTCGACCATTCAGGGTGATGATCGAGTTTTTCCGCCTGCAAAGCAATGCGCGTCATGAACCCGAATGCTTCGCTAAAGTTCTTGAACACAAAAGTTTTGTGTATGGCGTCGCGCGACTCCACTGCGGACCATCCGTCCAGCAACATCAACGCGGCGGGTGCGCCTATCAATTGGGGCTGCGTTCTCATGATGCACTCCTTGTGTCTGACCAGACATGGCCTCGCTAACCCAGCGGCCATGTCTATGGTACTTTAAATAGCGCTTCTTTTTAGCTTAAGTATAGTTGCGCTATATGACAGGAACATGCAAGCGGATTATTTTCCGCCCCAGGCCGCGATGGCTGCGCGTTCGCCATCCGTCATTTTCGTCATGTTGGCCAGGGGCATATATTTGCTGGCCACGACCTGCTTGATCTGCGCCTCGTGCAACTGCACTTCTTCCGCAGTATCGAACATGATGCCCGCGGGCGCTGAAGGAAAGCCGGCCTGGGTTGGCTTGGCCGAGTGGCATTCGACGCAGCGCGCCTGCACAATGGCCCGTACCTGCTCCAGGCCGGCACCCTCGGGCGCCGCCGCCTTGCCTTGCACGGAAGCCGTGGCGTGTTCCTGCACCGGAAGCGCCGGTGCAGGCGCGGCCAGCCAGCCTGCGGCCAGCAACAGCACGATTCCCGCAAGCGGATAGGCAAGCTGGTTCTTGCCCATGTGGCGCAGCACGAAATACTGGCGAATCACGGCTCCGGCAAAAATGAACAGGCTCATGACGACCCAGGCGTACGGGCCGGTAAAGGTGAACGAGTAATGATTGCTCAGCATCAGGAACACGACCGGCAGCGTAAAGTAGGTGTTGTGCACCGACCGCTGCTTGCCGCGTTTTCCATCCAGCGGATCGGGGGCCCGGCCCGCCTTCAGGGCATTGACCATGCGCCGCTGCCCGGGAATGATCCAGAACAGGACATTGGCCGACATGCAGGTCGCCATGAGCGCCCCGGTGATCAGGAAAGCGGCGCGGCCGGGAAAGATTTGCGTAGTCAGGTACGCCACGGCGACCATCATCGCGCCCACCGCCAGGCTAAGCAACCCGTCGCGCTCCATATTCGGGCTCACGCGGCGGCACAACTGGGAGTAGATGATATAGCCCACCACCAGAAAGGCGATGGCCAGCAGACTGGCCTGCAAGCCGTTTAGGGAAGCCGCCCAGGCCCAGGGACTGGCCGGATTGACCAGATAGAAAGCCGGCTTGAGCAAATACAGGATGGTGAACAGGCCGAAACCCGACAACCAGGTGGTATAGGCCTTCCAGAACGACCAGTGCAGGTCTTCAGGCAATTCGGCGGGATTGGTCAGGTATTTCTGGTTATGGTAGAAGCCGCCGCCATGCACGGCCCACATTTCGCCAAATACGCCCAGTTTCTTGCTGTGCTCGCCGCGCGGCGCATGCAGGCTGTTGTCCAGCATGACGAAATAGATGGATTCGCCGATCCAGGCAATGGCGGCAATAACATGCAGCCAGCGCAACAGCAAATTACCGAATTCAAGTGCAAAAGCTTCCATGGGTATTCTCTTGATGCATTGGGGCTTGGGGCCGGCACAGCGGCCGATTCAACTGCCGCGGTAAGTGGACCAGGCCCAGGGAGTGACCAGCAGCGGAACATGGTAGTTTTCGGCCGCATTGGCCACACCAAAGCGCAGGACGACCTGGTCCACAAAGCGAGGTTCGGGAACAGGCGTGCCTTTGCCCGCAAAATAATCGCCCGCATGGAAAACCAATTCATAGACGCCCTGTTGCAGGCTTGCGCCCTGCAGCAGGAATTCGCAACGGCCATCGGCATCGGTGGCGGCTTGCTTGAGCAGCGTCCGATCGGCCTCGCGGATGCGGTACAGATCGATGCGTACGCCTTGCGCCGGCACACCATGCATGGTGTCCAGCACATGGGTCGAGAGCTTTCCCATGTATGTCTCCGATTAATCGTTTCAATAGCCTGGCCGTTTTTCCCGATTGAAACACAGGCCTGGATTTGCGCGGCAACGGTGAGATTGAATGTGTTTCTGACCGATCACCAATAATTGTTAACAATTTATGTTGACGATTCTCTTCCAGTCCACAATAATTGTCAATACGTGAACTCAAGAAATTTTCCTCATGCTCCATCTGAACCCGCATCGCGATGTTTCAACCGATCTTGCCGCGCCTCCGGCCTCGTCCCTGCGCGGGCCGCAAGGCAGCGGCGCGCGATCCGAGATCGACCGCGTCTATGACGATATTTTCGATGCCGTCATGGACCGCCGCCTGCTGCCCGGCGCCAAGCTGACAGAAGCGGCGCTATGCACGGTGTTCGCCTGCTCGCGCGCCACGGTGCGCACGGCGCTGTCGCAACTGGCCCACGACAAGATCGTTGTCATCGAGCCCAACCGCGGCGCCTTTGTGTGGCAACCCAGCACCAAAGAAACGCAAGACGTATTCGAAATGCGCCGCGCGCTGGAATGCATGACCATCGACATGCTGCTGGCGCTACCCGACGTCCGGGCGCGCCTTGCGCCTCTCTACGATATGGTGGACCGGGAACGCAAGGCGTTCGAAGGCGGGGACCGCATCAGCTGGATCCGCTTGTCCAATGCCTTCCATGTCGAGATGGCGCATCTCCTGGGCAATCAGGTGCTGACCGAAATGCTGCACAGCCTGTGCGCGCGCACCTCGCTCATCATTGCCTACTACGACACGCCGGGTGAAAGCGCATGCTCGTATTTCGAACACCAGGACATACTCGACAAGCTTGCCCGCCACGATGGCGAGGCCGCCAAGGCGGCCATGCACCATCACCTTGAAGATTGCGAACATCGCATGAACGAACCTGAAAAAGGGCCGGTCGACCCTTGGTCCGCGTTCAGCGTCAAACGTTGATTTTTGGAATCCCGACAATGCAGCAAGAAAACTACCCTCGCGATCTGATCGGCTACGGCCGCAATCCGCTTCAGGCCAACTGGCCCGGCAAGGCACGCATCGCCGTCCAGTTCGTGCTGAATTATGAAGAGGGGGGAGAGAATTGCGTGCTTCACGGCGATCCGGCTTCGGAGCAGTTCCTGTCTGAAATCATAGGCGCCGACGCCTATCCGGCACGCCACCTTTCCATGGAATCCATTTACGAATACGGCTCGCGTGCCGGCGTATGGCGCATATTGCGCGAATTCGAAAGGCGCGGCCTGCCCTTGACCATCTTCGCAGTCGGCATGGCGCTTGAACGCAACCCCGAAGTGGCGCGGGCGTTTGTCGAGCTGGGCCACGAGGTCGCCTGCCACGGATATCGCTGGATCCATTATCAGTCGGTCGAGGAAAGCATCGAACGGGAACACATGCGGCGCTGCGTCGAAGTCGTCTCGACCCTGCTGGGGCGCCATCCCGAAGGCTGGTATACCGGCCGCGACAGTCCCAATACGCGCCGCCTCGTCATGGAAGAAGGCGGCTTCCTGTATGACTCGGACTACTACGGCGACGACCTGCCCTTCTGGACGCGGGTTGAAATGAAAGACAATACGAAAAAGC
This genomic window contains:
- the uraH gene encoding hydroxyisourate hydrolase, whose product is MGKLSTHVLDTMHGVPAQGVRIDLYRIREADRTLLKQAATDADGRCEFLLQGASLQQGVYELVFHAGDYFAGKGTPVPEPRFVDQVVLRFGVANAAENYHVPLLVTPWAWSTYRGS
- a CDS encoding GntR family transcriptional regulator encodes the protein MLHLNPHRDVSTDLAAPPASSLRGPQGSGARSEIDRVYDDIFDAVMDRRLLPGAKLTEAALCTVFACSRATVRTALSQLAHDKIVVIEPNRGAFVWQPSTKETQDVFEMRRALECMTIDMLLALPDVRARLAPLYDMVDRERKAFEGGDRISWIRLSNAFHVEMAHLLGNQVLTEMLHSLCARTSLIIAYYDTPGESACSYFEHQDILDKLARHDGEAAKAAMHHHLEDCEHRMNEPEKGPVDPWSAFSVKR
- the puuE gene encoding allantoinase PuuE translates to MQQENYPRDLIGYGRNPLQANWPGKARIAVQFVLNYEEGGENCVLHGDPASEQFLSEIIGADAYPARHLSMESIYEYGSRAGVWRILREFERRGLPLTIFAVGMALERNPEVARAFVELGHEVACHGYRWIHYQSVEESIEREHMRRCVEVVSTLLGRHPEGWYTGRDSPNTRRLVMEEGGFLYDSDYYGDDLPFWTRVEMKDNTKKPQLIVPYTLDTNDMRFASPQGFNSGEQFFNYLKDAFSVLYAEGDIAPKMMSVGLHCRLTGRPGRFAALQRFLDYVQQHDRVWIPTRAAIARHWIERHPWNESEHS